From a region of the Vibrio orientalis CIP 102891 = ATCC 33934 genome:
- a CDS encoding lysozyme: protein MKLSKKIVCSVLGAIALITGGVAVDSTEPVGPVVIQQQELGELRVSSAALELIGNAEGCRQDPYRCPAGLATNGIGNTHDVPSATVLLEQVAKDWVKNIQSAERCITKAESISGIAMTQGQFDAFTSFAFNTGCTKFRRNGNGSATQIYKHIMQGEYLKACEQLKRWVYSGGKKYNGLIVRRGLEYARCTQVD, encoded by the coding sequence GTGAAACTGAGTAAAAAAATCGTCTGCTCTGTGTTGGGCGCGATTGCTCTAATTACAGGTGGTGTTGCGGTTGATAGTACTGAGCCTGTTGGTCCGGTTGTAATTCAGCAGCAAGAACTGGGTGAGTTGCGTGTTAGCTCGGCTGCTCTTGAGCTGATTGGTAATGCAGAAGGATGTCGACAAGACCCATATCGCTGCCCTGCAGGTTTAGCTACTAACGGAATTGGTAACACACATGATGTTCCGAGTGCGACGGTGTTGTTAGAGCAAGTTGCCAAAGATTGGGTGAAGAATATTCAAAGTGCCGAGCGGTGTATTACCAAAGCCGAAAGCATATCCGGTATTGCTATGACTCAAGGCCAGTTCGACGCCTTTACCAGTTTTGCCTTCAATACCGGATGCACTAAGTTCAGACGTAACGGGAATGGCAGTGCGACCCAGATTTACAAACACATTATGCAGGGCGAATACCTTAAAGCGTGTGAGCAGTTAAAGCGTTGGGTGTACAGCGGCGGCAAGAAATACAACGGGCTGATCGTGCGAAGAGGGCTTGAATATGCTCGGTGTACCCAAGTCGATTAA
- a CDS encoding DUF6890 family protein: protein MEQNGIEQALTLRRFYLPHEGDDEQNLARAMWLEKRDKQRMEAAVQTAIANLFNSR, encoded by the coding sequence ATCGAGCAGAACGGTATCGAACAAGCGCTCACCCTGCGCAGATTCTACTTACCCCATGAAGGGGACGACGAACAAAACCTAGCCCGAGCCATGTGGCTAGAAAAGCGAGATAAGCAACGAATGGAGGCAGCGGTGCAAACCGCCATCGCCAATCTGTTCAATAGCAGGTAA
- a CDS encoding baseplate J/gp47 family protein — translation MKRPSVDFVDVLEQEGIPTTEAAITEQLEKDVKDAGSQISNDSEMSPFWRWVKAAVVSPVYWLITTLLAKHIMPSLFVATAQRWALDLKAWELDVEPKPAVKMQGNITLTKANSAEESTVSAGSIIQSPPIDGVVYRLFVIRDTVIAAGEAEGDILCEAEYEGQAFNLSAGYYSIIPEEISGIVSAENKPDYITTLGADIEADDELALRLQNAFTSSGAWHIDDVYRSIITDVAGIRSDNVFFKNTGEVEPGTATAYILMEVGQIPQSILEQLNTHIMTNGHHGHGDVLTCKAIPDKNVDIVTEVVFVANLDADTKTSEKQQVEDRIRAAFRESDAHKNITRAAPKSRFSLSRLGKEIHEDLNRVESVRFIVDGEVQKDIVSSLEQPRLQSLTISEVTQ, via the coding sequence ATGAAAAGACCATCGGTAGACTTTGTCGACGTCCTTGAACAAGAAGGCATCCCGACAACAGAGGCGGCCATTACTGAGCAGCTCGAAAAAGACGTAAAAGATGCCGGAAGCCAAATCTCGAATGACTCTGAAATGAGCCCGTTTTGGCGTTGGGTCAAAGCGGCGGTTGTTTCACCTGTTTATTGGCTCATAACTACACTCTTGGCGAAACACATCATGCCGAGCCTATTCGTCGCCACGGCGCAGCGTTGGGCGCTTGACTTAAAAGCGTGGGAACTCGATGTTGAACCGAAACCCGCAGTAAAAATGCAAGGCAACATCACTTTAACCAAAGCCAATAGCGCCGAAGAGAGTACTGTCTCCGCGGGGTCGATTATCCAAAGCCCTCCGATAGACGGTGTCGTTTATCGTCTGTTTGTTATCCGTGACACGGTTATTGCTGCCGGTGAAGCGGAAGGCGATATTTTATGTGAAGCGGAATACGAAGGCCAAGCGTTTAACCTGTCTGCCGGTTACTACAGCATCATCCCAGAAGAAATCAGTGGAATAGTCTCAGCAGAGAACAAACCAGATTACATCACCACATTAGGCGCCGATATTGAAGCTGACGACGAGCTAGCCTTGCGCCTACAAAACGCCTTTACCAGTTCGGGTGCTTGGCATATCGATGATGTGTACCGCTCTATCATCACTGATGTAGCAGGCATTCGAAGTGACAATGTCTTTTTCAAGAACACAGGGGAAGTTGAGCCAGGAACAGCCACCGCTTATATCTTGATGGAAGTCGGCCAGATACCACAAAGCATTCTCGAACAGTTGAACACCCATATTATGACGAATGGCCATCACGGCCATGGCGATGTTCTTACCTGTAAGGCGATACCCGATAAGAACGTTGATATCGTGACTGAAGTTGTGTTCGTGGCCAATTTAGATGCGGATACGAAAACTAGCGAGAAACAGCAAGTAGAGGACCGTATTCGCGCGGCATTTCGGGAGTCGGATGCGCATAAGAACATCACCCGAGCAGCTCCCAAGAGTCGTTTCTCTTTGTCTCGATTAGGCAAGGAAATCCACGAGGATTTAAACAGAGTCGAATCGGTGAGATTTATCGTCGATGGTGAAGTGCAAAAAGACATTGTTTCATCACTGGAGCAGCCACGTCTGCAAAGCTTAACCATTAGCGAGGTGACCCAATGA
- a CDS encoding phage virion morphogenesis protein: MLQIKADEHSFLRAKEQIALLTLDRKKRTRLLKKLGAQLAKQTQKNVRAQSNPDGTKWKGRKKGRKKMLMGFTRKVKHFQRNSNKTLFVGWPTARGKVAYQHHNGIAEESGLTKRKRQAKKNKEPSKDDNAPREQAKHLRDLGFRLKPQGRQKRGKKPTLKWITENMTLGEATKTIQELENKTPARDWQVGRPERQLIGISPKRMAMMIKRELKRNRSK, encoded by the coding sequence ATGCTCCAGATTAAGGCCGACGAACACAGTTTTTTACGAGCCAAAGAGCAAATCGCACTGCTCACGCTAGACAGAAAAAAACGCACTCGGTTGCTAAAAAAGCTCGGCGCTCAGTTAGCCAAGCAGACCCAAAAGAATGTCAGAGCCCAAAGCAATCCTGACGGCACTAAGTGGAAAGGTCGAAAGAAAGGGCGCAAAAAAATGCTGATGGGGTTCACCCGTAAAGTGAAGCACTTTCAGCGCAATAGTAACAAGACCTTGTTTGTTGGCTGGCCAACAGCTCGCGGAAAGGTGGCTTATCAACACCACAATGGCATAGCGGAAGAAAGCGGATTAACTAAGCGAAAGCGCCAAGCAAAAAAGAATAAAGAGCCAAGCAAAGATGACAACGCTCCCCGAGAGCAAGCCAAGCATCTGCGCGATCTTGGTTTTAGGCTAAAGCCACAAGGTAGGCAAAAGCGCGGCAAGAAACCAACCCTCAAGTGGATAACTGAAAACATGACACTTGGGGAAGCGACAAAAACCATTCAAGAGCTGGAGAACAAAACTCCCGCTAGAGATTGGCAAGTAGGAAGACCAGAACGACAGCTGATCGGCATTAGTCCTAAACGTATGGCAATGATGATTAAGCGAGAACTCAAACGCAATAGGAGTAAGTAA
- a CDS encoding phage tail protein, whose protein sequence is MSQTAIPLEFEKYMQNQISVGKAPDMNEMIFAYIPDLDPSQPIDRSQGLPDMSLWVHQQNIDQVGKLGDNVLVYSVVVPASEEEFTFNAIYLRDKNVPNSCGIVVHKADETKENGMASTKSLAQQYDGAAQIAGITVDAATWQIDYQARLKGIEEDHRLACLDNYGHTSFVDGFDVIQQADPDKYKVTPGVVYVGGLRGVLSGEVLQTITTKPNGLYVDVVRQGTALSAWENIVTITASEIDLTDYVDGNGNQHYVAKLAGINADGSVVDWRVKGGLEGHVAEIDPHPQYPKASVAQFLPYDSERIYSVGEVCYTKDQATGELSYWQWYSNVESLAGKSPLLEVNRHIGWLDTTKPFYWIPYTGDQVGMPFYWLDTSAPEWAVLEINVDLPAVVYWRLARRYPALVSDDSINTGEIRAEFLRVLDLGRGINPAQGLNEFSDASVGEHSHRYPTGGVAGIGPYLHGTSWTGGYATTEPFNQGQENKPRSVARSMAIAI, encoded by the coding sequence ATGAGCCAAACGGCAATTCCTCTAGAGTTTGAGAAGTACATGCAAAATCAAATCAGTGTCGGTAAAGCGCCAGACATGAACGAAATGATTTTCGCCTACATTCCCGACCTAGACCCAAGTCAACCCATTGACCGCAGCCAAGGTTTACCGGATATGTCGCTTTGGGTTCATCAACAAAACATCGACCAAGTGGGCAAACTGGGCGACAACGTTCTGGTTTACTCAGTGGTTGTTCCTGCGAGTGAGGAAGAGTTTACCTTTAACGCTATTTACCTACGTGACAAGAACGTGCCTAACTCGTGTGGCATTGTGGTGCACAAAGCCGATGAAACCAAAGAAAACGGCATGGCGAGCACTAAGTCACTCGCTCAGCAATACGATGGTGCTGCGCAAATCGCAGGCATTACCGTTGATGCTGCAACGTGGCAAATTGACTACCAAGCACGTTTGAAAGGAATCGAAGAAGACCACCGTTTAGCTTGTCTAGATAACTACGGCCACACCTCCTTTGTTGATGGCTTTGATGTAATCCAACAAGCTGACCCAGATAAATACAAAGTTACACCCGGAGTCGTGTACGTCGGCGGTTTACGTGGTGTGTTGTCTGGTGAAGTGCTTCAAACCATCACCACCAAACCCAATGGTTTGTATGTCGATGTTGTTCGCCAAGGCACTGCGCTGTCTGCGTGGGAAAACATCGTTACTATCACCGCCTCTGAAATTGACCTAACTGACTACGTAGACGGCAATGGCAATCAGCACTATGTCGCTAAACTGGCCGGAATTAATGCCGATGGTTCAGTGGTTGATTGGCGGGTGAAAGGTGGGTTAGAAGGGCATGTTGCAGAGATTGATCCTCACCCCCAATACCCTAAAGCAAGCGTTGCTCAGTTTCTACCATATGACTCAGAGCGTATCTATTCAGTTGGTGAGGTTTGCTATACCAAAGATCAAGCAACGGGTGAATTAAGTTATTGGCAATGGTATTCCAATGTTGAGTCATTAGCTGGCAAATCCCCTTTATTAGAAGTGAATCGCCATATTGGGTGGTTAGACACTACTAAGCCGTTTTACTGGATACCTTATACCGGTGATCAAGTAGGCATGCCGTTTTATTGGCTTGACACCTCAGCGCCAGAATGGGCAGTACTGGAAATTAATGTTGATTTGCCTGCAGTCGTATACTGGCGTTTGGCTCGTCGTTATCCGGCGCTAGTAAGTGATGATTCCATTAACACAGGCGAAATTCGTGCAGAGTTCTTACGAGTATTGGATCTAGGCAGAGGGATTAACCCAGCTCAAGGTTTGAACGAATTCAGTGATGCATCAGTAGGAGAGCATTCTCATAGATATCCAACTGGCGGTGTTGCGGGAATTGGCCCGTACCTCCATGGTACGTCTTGGACTGGAGGTTATGCTACTACAGAGCCGTTTAATCAAGGTCAGGAAAATAAACCTCGATCAGTCGCGAGATCTATGGCAATTGCCATTTAA
- a CDS encoding phage tail tape measure protein has protein sequence MDEKLLMQMTLIDQVTKPLQGITKEMTAATDLGKQGLQNVATGTAGIVAAGFAVQNALMPAIEMDRKLGEVASLGVTSDALKELQVTALEFSAEYGKSATDFVNASYDIQSAIDGLDGAELSQFTKASGVLAAATKADTSTITSYMGTMYGIFKNQANEMGKGAWVETVAGQTASAVQMFKTTGSEMSSAFSSVGADATAAGIAMNEQMAILGTLQATMSGSEAGTKYRAFLSGVAKAQDELGLSFTDSRGKMLPMLEILEQIKGEFGDTLSVAESAQLDKAFGSKQATALIKQLMADTDGLAGSIETLGSVQGMSKAEEMASKMTDQWERLESSWFAVRAAVFGVILPSINAVVGSLADGIVWISGWTDEFPWLVELFGYAAIAALSLGGVVAGLSLAMGIGQMMSGGWAVTMGALNGVLKLLRISTIAMTAATWLFNTALWANPMTWVVAGIVGLIAVVGAMIYWWDDLKASFGDTAVFKFLSDTIDWVIEKLNMIPGIDIDLSSSGSPEIQAATVVENAERKPIPTLEDFAPNANVQSNAQLPPQMVQNITAQRPTAMAGNQTHIGEVNITTEGGFTPEQMEEWEALSNG, from the coding sequence ATGGACGAAAAGCTACTAATGCAGATGACCCTGATTGATCAGGTGACCAAACCCTTGCAAGGCATCACTAAAGAGATGACCGCCGCAACGGATTTGGGTAAGCAAGGCCTACAGAACGTTGCCACAGGTACCGCAGGTATTGTGGCGGCTGGCTTCGCTGTGCAAAACGCATTAATGCCGGCTATTGAGATGGATAGAAAACTGGGAGAAGTGGCGTCGCTTGGCGTTACCAGTGACGCGCTAAAAGAGCTTCAGGTTACGGCCTTGGAGTTTTCCGCTGAATACGGAAAGTCGGCCACTGACTTTGTGAATGCTTCTTACGATATTCAATCAGCGATTGATGGGTTAGACGGCGCAGAACTATCGCAGTTCACCAAAGCTTCGGGTGTTTTGGCCGCTGCCACTAAAGCAGATACCTCAACCATCACCAGTTACATGGGCACCATGTACGGCATCTTTAAGAATCAAGCCAATGAGATGGGTAAAGGCGCTTGGGTAGAAACAGTGGCAGGCCAAACTGCCAGTGCAGTGCAGATGTTCAAAACTACTGGTTCGGAAATGAGTAGTGCGTTCTCTAGCGTTGGCGCTGATGCGACTGCCGCTGGTATTGCCATGAATGAGCAAATGGCCATCTTAGGAACCTTGCAGGCGACCATGAGTGGTAGCGAAGCGGGAACCAAATATCGTGCATTCTTATCTGGCGTAGCCAAAGCGCAAGATGAGCTCGGACTCAGCTTTACTGATAGCCGGGGCAAGATGCTCCCAATGCTCGAGATCCTAGAGCAAATTAAAGGTGAATTTGGAGATACCTTAAGTGTTGCTGAGTCTGCTCAGCTTGATAAAGCATTTGGCAGTAAACAAGCCACCGCACTGATCAAGCAGTTGATGGCCGATACTGACGGCCTAGCAGGTAGCATCGAAACACTTGGTAGTGTGCAAGGAATGTCGAAAGCCGAAGAGATGGCTTCCAAAATGACTGACCAATGGGAGCGACTCGAATCCTCTTGGTTTGCCGTTCGTGCTGCCGTCTTCGGTGTGATCTTACCTTCCATAAATGCCGTTGTGGGTTCGCTCGCCGATGGCATCGTGTGGATTTCAGGTTGGACAGACGAGTTTCCTTGGTTGGTTGAACTGTTTGGTTATGCTGCGATTGCTGCACTCTCTTTAGGTGGTGTAGTCGCGGGGCTGTCTCTCGCAATGGGCATAGGCCAAATGATGAGTGGCGGATGGGCTGTCACTATGGGAGCGCTCAATGGTGTACTTAAACTTCTACGTATCAGCACCATCGCAATGACCGCAGCCACCTGGTTATTCAATACGGCACTATGGGCTAACCCGATGACATGGGTAGTCGCAGGTATTGTCGGCCTTATCGCCGTAGTGGGCGCCATGATTTATTGGTGGGATGACCTCAAAGCCTCATTTGGTGATACCGCAGTGTTCAAGTTCTTGTCTGACACCATCGATTGGGTGATCGAAAAGCTCAACATGATACCGGGTATCGATATTGACCTGAGTAGCTCCGGTAGTCCAGAGATTCAAGCGGCAACCGTTGTCGAAAATGCCGAGCGTAAGCCAATTCCAACACTGGAAGATTTTGCCCCAAACGCGAACGTTCAGAGTAACGCTCAGTTACCACCACAAATGGTACAGAACATCACCGCACAAAGGCCAACAGCAATGGCAGGAAACCAAACTCATATTGGCGAGGTGAACATCACCACTGAAGGGGGATTCACCCCAGAGCAGATGGAAGAGTGGGAGGCGTTATCCAATGGCTGA
- a CDS encoding DUF2586 domain-containing protein: protein MAWPTVTIIIQNLMQGPIATVDNHFLFVGYGTVTGEERPLYMVDSTSDLDDVLDKASAEYLANLKAAQHNAKQNWTAGVLILDQGDNWQDAVKKANEVSSFEATAVHIPAADKAFIESANTLRTELKVSLGRETFVICRLPAIDNNATTGKTWEQYIADCTAIVTDVASEYVTVIPTLHKDLDTFGKGVGRMANGEVSIADSPARVMTGSVVGNTEFLTDKNGDSLQLAHLKALESNRLSVPMWYPDYPGHYWTTGNTLDVPGGDYQDIRHIRVAMKAARFVRIRAIARIADRKFNSTPSATEAAKIYFTQDLRRMARTGDPGEILPPEEDDIRIKWVTNEEVEIYMQVQPYDCPVKITVYISVKKGEVA, encoded by the coding sequence ATGGCATGGCCTACCGTTACCATCATTATTCAAAACCTTATGCAAGGGCCTATCGCCACTGTAGACAACCACTTCCTATTTGTGGGTTATGGCACTGTCACGGGCGAAGAGCGTCCACTTTACATGGTTGACTCGACCAGTGATCTTGACGATGTGCTCGACAAAGCGAGTGCCGAGTACCTTGCCAATCTCAAAGCCGCGCAGCATAACGCAAAACAGAATTGGACTGCGGGTGTGCTCATCTTAGACCAAGGTGACAATTGGCAAGACGCGGTGAAAAAGGCTAACGAAGTCTCAAGCTTTGAAGCGACGGCGGTACATATCCCTGCTGCAGATAAAGCCTTTATTGAATCGGCGAACACCTTGCGAACAGAGCTTAAAGTTTCACTGGGCCGAGAAACATTTGTGATTTGTCGTTTGCCAGCGATTGACAATAACGCCACCACAGGCAAAACGTGGGAACAGTACATCGCAGATTGCACTGCTATCGTGACAGACGTTGCGAGTGAATACGTTACGGTCATCCCAACCTTACACAAAGACCTCGATACCTTTGGTAAAGGCGTTGGACGTATGGCCAATGGTGAAGTCTCAATTGCCGATTCACCGGCCCGCGTGATGACCGGCTCTGTGGTCGGTAACACTGAGTTCTTAACCGATAAGAACGGTGACAGTTTACAGCTCGCGCATCTCAAAGCGCTGGAGTCGAATCGCCTATCAGTGCCGATGTGGTATCCAGACTACCCAGGTCATTACTGGACAACAGGCAATACCCTCGATGTGCCAGGGGGCGACTATCAAGATATTCGTCATATCCGCGTAGCAATGAAAGCGGCTCGCTTTGTTCGCATTCGCGCCATTGCACGAATCGCCGACCGTAAGTTCAATTCAACGCCATCGGCCACCGAAGCTGCGAAAATCTATTTCACTCAAGACTTGCGACGCATGGCACGTACGGGCGATCCAGGTGAAATCCTACCGCCAGAAGAAGACGACATTCGCATTAAGTGGGTCACCAATGAAGAAGTTGAGATTTACATGCAGGTTCAGCCTTACGACTGCCCAGTAAAAATCACTGTCTACATCAGCGTTAAGAAAGGGGAGGTTGCCTAA
- a CDS encoding phage tail protein produces the protein MSEQYQAGYKLRDLKAFIEARVGKKVAMRMSAEMQDIELKLTPKFMGNGSSQLMLQRYKAEFYFDRFPYQEQSPAVLFANIGAWLMDNDEEREQQLSELSDPDIEVVIEDASSAELIIEVMFEEPVKVIEDPQGPIYWGGKQYRLEDYDIWTATKLRDVVINHAPD, from the coding sequence ATGAGCGAACAGTACCAAGCAGGCTACAAACTGCGTGATCTGAAAGCGTTTATTGAAGCGCGAGTAGGGAAAAAAGTCGCCATGCGTATGAGCGCTGAAATGCAAGACATTGAACTGAAGTTGACGCCAAAGTTTATGGGCAATGGTAGTTCTCAACTGATGTTACAGCGCTACAAAGCTGAGTTTTACTTTGACCGCTTCCCTTACCAAGAACAAAGCCCCGCAGTCCTATTTGCCAATATTGGCGCCTGGTTGATGGACAACGATGAAGAGCGTGAGCAGCAGTTGTCTGAGCTGAGCGACCCAGACATCGAAGTCGTGATAGAAGACGCCAGCAGTGCTGAGCTGATTATCGAGGTGATGTTTGAAGAGCCCGTGAAAGTGATTGAAGACCCACAGGGGCCAATTTACTGGGGCGGCAAACAGTACCGACTTGAAGATTACGATATTTGGACCGCAACCAAGCTACGAGATGTGGTGATAAACCATGCTCCAGATTAA
- the lysC gene encoding Rz1-like lysis system protein LysC gives MNKSANWNHNWKMWNAAFLTVLLSGCSSRTDAIQTRVIVQLPPAGLIVPCEKPNVKGTWPEIATEDIPRLKDALGRCADQTQDYLNWRAEQQASLSINKG, from the coding sequence ATGAACAAATCAGCGAACTGGAATCACAACTGGAAAATGTGGAATGCCGCATTCCTGACAGTGTTACTCAGCGGCTGCAGCAGCCGTACTGATGCCATCCAGACACGAGTCATTGTTCAACTGCCACCGGCGGGGCTGATTGTCCCGTGTGAAAAACCAAATGTTAAAGGCACATGGCCCGAAATCGCGACCGAAGATATTCCACGGTTGAAAGATGCCCTAGGGCGATGCGCTGACCAAACACAAGACTACTTAAACTGGCGAGCCGAGCAACAAGCATCGCTGTCAATCAACAAAGGATAA
- a CDS encoding DUF2590 family protein, whose translation MADQKFIDIKVIQGGWNVDAGQQPEQASDLYSIAQDVKHRIMESGLARRLLAERNPTLRADVLVQIEQAAEQDERIIPGSVYANETKIGTVELTAKAFDFSDSIDIEVNQ comes from the coding sequence ATGGCTGACCAAAAGTTTATCGACATCAAAGTGATTCAAGGCGGTTGGAACGTCGATGCAGGCCAACAGCCAGAGCAAGCCAGTGATCTATACAGCATCGCTCAAGATGTGAAGCACCGCATCATGGAATCAGGACTCGCACGAAGGCTATTGGCAGAGCGCAATCCAACTTTACGTGCCGATGTACTTGTGCAAATCGAGCAAGCCGCAGAGCAAGATGAGCGAATCATACCAGGTAGTGTGTATGCCAACGAAACCAAGATTGGCACCGTAGAACTGACAGCCAAAGCGTTCGATTTTTCAGACTCGATCGACATTGAGGTGAACCAATGA
- a CDS encoding phage protein, giving the protein MSRRISTRSFDTNLLGEFIHVESLTANISDSSEVAKSGGIPDGFTDGEVSCEIELELDAKYFKVVHSAAKASGSYRNLPLDDLMCYANTGEEEQKVEFFGVKWLIEDILNIDPSSSDKHKRKLKGLVTSPLFVKIDGVPYLSEDDTRYVL; this is encoded by the coding sequence ATGAGTCGCCGAATTTCTACCCGTAGTTTTGATACCAACTTACTTGGTGAGTTTATTCATGTTGAGAGCCTCACTGCCAATATTTCCGATTCGTCTGAAGTCGCTAAGAGCGGCGGCATTCCTGATGGTTTCACTGACGGTGAAGTGAGCTGTGAAATCGAGCTTGAGCTTGATGCTAAGTACTTCAAAGTCGTTCACAGCGCGGCCAAAGCTTCAGGCAGTTACCGCAACTTACCACTAGATGATTTGATGTGTTACGCCAACACCGGTGAAGAAGAGCAGAAAGTCGAGTTCTTTGGGGTGAAATGGTTGATTGAAGACATTCTCAACATTGATCCGTCGAGCTCAGATAAACACAAGCGCAAGCTCAAAGGTTTAGTCACTAGTCCACTGTTCGTCAAGATTGATGGGGTGCCATACCTCAGCGAAGACGATACGCGCTATGTGCTGTAG
- a CDS encoding head completion/stabilization protein, with translation MLTGGNNGYQDTTITNNGFWPDINAGDFERRRGTPPAQDAERIAFALANAVSACNLELASLEAKYQAEGIVKAVDVQSFPVVSGKNNVVIQYEAAVFARAKADLLPDFSTVHQKKEGDHLAERSAETKNELLAECARIIRAMNGKTRATVSLI, from the coding sequence ATGCTTACAGGCGGAAACAACGGCTACCAAGACACCACCATTACCAATAATGGTTTCTGGCCAGACATCAACGCAGGCGATTTTGAGCGCCGACGTGGTACACCGCCAGCACAGGATGCTGAGCGCATTGCTTTTGCGTTAGCCAATGCTGTTTCTGCATGCAATTTAGAGTTAGCTAGCCTTGAAGCCAAGTACCAGGCAGAGGGGATTGTCAAAGCCGTCGATGTTCAATCCTTTCCGGTCGTGTCTGGAAAGAACAACGTAGTGATCCAGTATGAAGCGGCGGTGTTTGCTCGAGCTAAAGCCGATTTACTCCCCGACTTCAGTACTGTTCACCAAAAGAAAGAAGGTGATCATCTAGCAGAGCGAAGTGCTGAAACTAAAAACGAACTGCTGGCCGAGTGTGCGCGCATTATCCGCGCTATGAACGGGAAAACTAGAGCAACGGTAAGTTTGATATGA
- a CDS encoding phage tail protein has product MNIPEMIKIVLPWWQDGESIPKEKIEPYWLTQGVKRFWLRVYDWLTYPVNQLDALTCSEKVLELMAWDRDITRFDGEPLSLFRKRVKYAFVNAKDAGSVAGFKRIFERLGIGIVAFKERESAIEWDVCTIELTDGDISNNTKLVQTLIEQYGRTCRRYRFQVTFPTTLTIASGEFSHNFSLFSAESKLAVELTMKPQPIEHQQQLFIASL; this is encoded by the coding sequence ATGAACATCCCAGAGATGATCAAGATTGTTCTCCCTTGGTGGCAAGATGGTGAATCCATCCCGAAAGAGAAAATTGAACCTTATTGGTTAACCCAAGGGGTGAAGCGGTTTTGGCTTCGTGTGTATGACTGGCTCACTTATCCAGTCAACCAACTCGATGCACTGACTTGTAGTGAGAAAGTGTTAGAGCTGATGGCGTGGGACAGAGACATCACCCGTTTTGATGGCGAGCCGCTGAGCCTGTTTCGTAAGCGCGTGAAATACGCCTTCGTTAATGCGAAAGACGCCGGCAGCGTAGCTGGATTCAAACGCATTTTTGAACGATTAGGTATTGGTATTGTGGCGTTCAAAGAACGTGAAAGTGCTATTGAGTGGGATGTCTGCACCATCGAATTGACCGATGGTGATATCTCTAACAATACCAAGTTAGTTCAAACCTTGATCGAACAATACGGCAGAACGTGTCGACGCTATCGCTTTCAGGTGACGTTCCCAACAACCCTAACCATCGCCAGTGGTGAGTTTTCGCATAACTTCAGCCTCTTTTCTGCAGAATCGAAATTGGCAGTTGAACTGACGATGAAGCCCCAACCAATCGAACATCAACAACAGTTATTTATTGCAAGCCTCTAA
- a CDS encoding TraR/DksA C4-type zinc finger protein gives MTDVIDHASGTETQFTKVALANQLLRSSQNAEKESALDCEECGEPIQEARRKASKGCQFCIDCQSLLERR, from the coding sequence ATGACGGATGTGATTGATCATGCAAGCGGAACAGAAACCCAATTCACCAAAGTGGCACTGGCTAACCAGTTGTTACGGTCTAGCCAAAATGCCGAAAAAGAGAGCGCGTTGGATTGCGAAGAGTGTGGCGAGCCAATCCAAGAAGCGCGAAGAAAAGCAAGCAAGGGCTGTCAATTCTGCATTGATTGTCAGTCGCTTCTAGAGCGGAGGTAA
- a CDS encoding putative phage tail assembly chaperone encodes MSNQPTFALKPVVVTVGDTDFTFTPTVTDANNYSNEVMPSSKVVPAYHYLTRSVDPKQKDELKAYLDAVPGLTMQLFATVSEAAKGGITITLKN; translated from the coding sequence ATGTCTAATCAACCGACATTCGCACTAAAACCTGTTGTCGTTACGGTAGGTGATACCGACTTCACCTTCACTCCGACGGTGACGGATGCTAACAACTATTCAAATGAAGTGATGCCAAGTAGCAAAGTGGTGCCTGCATATCACTACCTCACTCGTAGTGTTGACCCTAAGCAAAAAGACGAACTGAAGGCCTACTTAGATGCGGTACCAGGTTTGACGATGCAGTTATTCGCAACGGTCAGTGAGGCCGCTAAGGGTGGCATTACCATCACGCTAAAAAACTAA